In Collimonas arenae, a single genomic region encodes these proteins:
- a CDS encoding RNA pyrophosphohydrolase, producing the protein MLDREGFRPNVGIILLNTQNEVWWGKRVREHSWQFPQGGIKYGETPEQAMFRELEEEIGLKAEHVKIIGRTRDWLRYEVPDHFIKRDVRGHYRGQKQIWFLLRMTGRDCDVNLRLTEHPEFDAWRWHDYWVPLDVVIEFKRDVYQRALQELSRFLTRPLQNTPHHARHLRTGHGPRASTQSTPAIAEPEKK; encoded by the coding sequence ATGCTTGACCGTGAAGGCTTTCGCCCGAACGTCGGCATTATCTTGCTCAATACCCAGAATGAAGTCTGGTGGGGCAAGCGCGTGCGCGAACACTCGTGGCAATTTCCACAGGGCGGTATCAAATACGGGGAAACCCCGGAGCAGGCTATGTTTCGCGAACTCGAGGAAGAAATCGGGTTGAAAGCGGAACACGTCAAGATCATCGGCCGCACCCGCGACTGGCTGCGCTATGAAGTTCCTGATCATTTCATCAAGCGTGACGTACGTGGGCATTATCGCGGTCAAAAGCAGATCTGGTTCCTGCTTCGCATGACCGGACGCGACTGCGACGTCAACCTGCGCCTGACCGAACATCCGGAATTCGACGCCTGGCGCTGGCATGACTACTGGGTGCCGCTGGATGTCGTGATTGAGTTCAAGCGCGATGTCTATCAACGCGCATTGCAAGAATTATCACGTTTTCTGACACGGCCATTACAAAATACCCCGCATCACGCCCGTCATTTGCGCACCGGCCATGGGCCGCGTGCATCGACGCAATCCACACCGGCTATTGCCGAACCCGAAAAAAAGTGA
- a CDS encoding CNP1-like family protein, with amino-acid sequence MALVLPVPASAKKIVQLLAASLLLLGCATYVHATDTFDIGGANKLNPDFDDDDGKAWQEIKAVLPPAPQAANLVSFYVSPTATMNFFIDVNSISADKDGVVRYTLVSKSQGGAENVSYEGIRCETYESKMYAFGQKDGSWSRARLNDWKRISESAGNRHHAALAQDFVCHDGMVAGKVGDIRDRIRLNRPIKPGS; translated from the coding sequence ATGGCTTTAGTTTTACCTGTTCCAGCCAGCGCAAAGAAAATCGTGCAATTGCTGGCCGCCAGCCTGCTGTTGCTGGGCTGCGCCACGTACGTACACGCTACCGATACATTTGATATAGGTGGCGCCAACAAACTGAACCCCGATTTCGACGACGACGACGGCAAAGCCTGGCAAGAAATCAAGGCTGTGTTGCCGCCAGCGCCGCAAGCCGCCAATCTGGTGTCGTTCTATGTCAGCCCGACCGCCACCATGAATTTCTTCATCGACGTCAATTCGATCTCGGCCGACAAGGATGGCGTGGTGCGCTATACGCTGGTCAGCAAAAGCCAGGGCGGCGCGGAAAACGTCAGCTATGAAGGCATTCGCTGCGAAACCTATGAAAGCAAGATGTATGCATTCGGCCAGAAAGATGGCAGCTGGTCCCGGGCGCGCCTGAACGACTGGAAGCGGATCAGCGAATCTGCGGGCAACCGCCATCATGCAGCATTGGCCCAAGACTTTGTGTGTCACGACGGCATGGTGGCCGGCAAGGTGGGAGATATCCGCGACAGGATTCGCCTGAACCGCCCGATCAAACCGGGTAGCTGA
- the proB gene encoding glutamate 5-kinase — translation MNSVIQKAKRIIIKVGSSLVTNDGKGLDAGAIAKWATQIAELRAMGKEVVLVSSGAVAEGMQRLGFDKRPTSIDELQACAAVGQMGLAQIYETSFRAHDIRTAQVLLTHADLADRERYLNARSTLFTLLRFGVVAIINENDTVVTDEIKFGDNDTLGALVANLIEGDALIILTDQKGLYTADPRKDPNAEFVHEAKAGDPALEIMAGDAGTSIGRGGMITKILAAKRAASSGAHTVIAWGREDAVLTRLASGEAIGTQLVAQTGQLTARKQWMADHLKTAGKVMLDAGAVQKLRNEGKSLLPIGVTGVSGEFGRGDVITCTDVDGHAIARGISNYTSSEARRIMRHPSAEIQAILGFVEESELIHRDNMVLL, via the coding sequence ATGAATTCCGTCATTCAAAAAGCCAAGCGCATCATTATCAAAGTCGGATCCTCCCTGGTAACCAATGACGGCAAGGGGCTGGATGCCGGCGCCATCGCCAAATGGGCGACCCAGATCGCCGAGTTGCGGGCGATGGGCAAGGAAGTGGTATTGGTCAGTTCCGGCGCGGTGGCCGAAGGCATGCAGCGGCTCGGCTTCGACAAGCGGCCGACCAGCATCGATGAACTGCAGGCTTGCGCAGCAGTGGGCCAGATGGGCCTTGCCCAAATCTATGAAACCAGCTTTCGCGCCCACGATATCCGCACCGCCCAGGTTTTGCTGACGCACGCCGACCTGGCCGATCGTGAACGTTATCTGAATGCGCGCTCGACCTTGTTTACCCTGCTGCGTTTCGGTGTAGTGGCGATCATCAACGAGAACGATACGGTGGTAACAGATGAAATCAAGTTCGGCGACAACGACACTCTGGGTGCGCTGGTCGCCAACCTGATTGAGGGCGACGCCCTGATCATCCTGACCGATCAAAAAGGGTTGTACACGGCCGATCCGCGTAAAGATCCGAATGCCGAATTCGTGCATGAGGCGAAAGCTGGTGATCCGGCATTGGAAATCATGGCGGGCGACGCCGGCACCAGCATCGGTCGCGGCGGCATGATCACCAAGATCCTGGCAGCCAAGCGCGCCGCCAGCTCCGGTGCACACACAGTAATTGCCTGGGGCCGTGAAGATGCGGTGCTGACCAGGCTGGCAAGCGGAGAAGCCATCGGTACCCAACTGGTCGCGCAGACCGGACAGCTTACCGCGCGCAAGCAGTGGATGGCGGATCACCTGAAAACGGCAGGCAAGGTGATGCTGGATGCCGGCGCAGTGCAGAAATTGCGCAATGAAGGAAAATCCCTGTTGCCGATCGGCGTCACTGGGGTTTCCGGCGAATTTGGCCGTGGCGATGTCATCACCTGCACCGATGTCGACGGTCACGCCATTGCGCGCGGGATCAGCAATTACACCAGTTCGGAAGCGCGCCGTATCATGCGTCATCCTTCGGCGGAAATCCAGGCGATCCTGGGTTTTGTCGAGGAATCGGAGCTGATTCACCGCGACAATATGGTCTTGCTGTAA
- the obgE gene encoding GTPase ObgE, which produces MKFIDEAKIEVIAGDGGNGVASFCREKFRPFGGPDGGDGGVGGSIWAVADRNINTLVDYRFSKMHRAGRGENGRGSDCYGKGADDIKLRMPVGTLIVDVNTGEAIADLTDHGQEVLLAKGGEGGWGNIHFKSSTNRAPRQKSDGKEGERRELRLELKVLADVGLLGQPNAGKSTFITAVSNARPKIADYPFTTLHPNLGVVRVSHEKSFVIADIPGLIEGAAEGAGLGIQFLKHLQRTGLLLHIVDLAPFEDTVDPVKEAKAIVKELKKYDQSLFDKPRWLVLNKIDVIPEGERVKRVKDFIKRFGWKGPVFEISALNRDGCPELVTEIYGYLAEKRQQETRSEEKQMVVEAQTILSIDPDDPRFKILD; this is translated from the coding sequence ATGAAGTTTATAGATGAAGCAAAAATCGAAGTCATTGCCGGCGATGGCGGCAATGGGGTTGCGAGTTTTTGCCGTGAAAAATTCCGCCCGTTTGGCGGCCCTGACGGTGGCGACGGTGGCGTAGGCGGTAGTATCTGGGCTGTTGCCGACCGTAACATCAACACTCTGGTCGATTATCGTTTCTCCAAGATGCATCGTGCTGGCCGCGGTGAAAACGGCCGCGGCTCGGATTGCTACGGCAAGGGCGCGGACGATATCAAGCTGCGCATGCCGGTCGGCACCCTGATCGTTGACGTCAACACCGGCGAAGCCATCGCCGATCTGACCGATCACGGCCAGGAAGTTTTGCTGGCCAAGGGCGGCGAGGGTGGTTGGGGAAATATCCACTTCAAGTCGTCGACCAATCGTGCACCGCGCCAGAAAAGCGACGGCAAGGAAGGCGAACGCCGCGAATTGCGGCTGGAGTTGAAGGTATTGGCCGATGTCGGCCTGCTGGGACAGCCGAATGCCGGTAAATCGACTTTCATTACCGCTGTGTCGAATGCCCGTCCGAAAATCGCCGATTATCCGTTTACCACGCTGCATCCGAATCTGGGTGTGGTCCGCGTCAGCCATGAAAAAAGCTTCGTCATCGCCGATATCCCGGGCCTGATCGAAGGCGCTGCGGAAGGCGCCGGACTGGGTATCCAGTTTCTGAAGCATTTGCAGCGCACCGGTTTGCTGTTGCACATCGTCGATCTAGCGCCGTTCGAAGACACGGTTGATCCGGTCAAGGAAGCCAAGGCGATCGTCAAGGAATTGAAAAAGTACGACCAGTCGCTGTTTGACAAGCCGCGCTGGCTGGTGCTGAACAAGATCGACGTGATTCCGGAAGGCGAGCGCGTCAAGCGCGTCAAGGATTTCATCAAGCGTTTCGGCTGGAAAGGCCCTGTATTCGAGATTTCCGCGCTGAACCGCGACGGTTGTCCTGAACTGGTCACCGAAATCTACGGTTACCTGGCGGAAAAGCGTCAGCAGGAAACCCGTTCGGAAGAGAAGCAGATGGTGGTGGAAGCGCAAACTATCCTGTCGATCGATCCGGACGATCCGCGTTTCAAGATACTGGACTAA
- the rpmA gene encoding 50S ribosomal protein L27, producing the protein MAHKKGGGTTRNGRDSESKRLGVKVYGGQAINAGGIIIRQRGTKTHPGENVGMGKDHTLFALIDGKVQFVTKGATQRNYVTVVAA; encoded by the coding sequence ATGGCACATAAAAAAGGCGGCGGCACTACGCGCAACGGCCGTGACTCAGAGTCAAAGCGACTCGGCGTCAAGGTCTACGGTGGCCAAGCGATCAACGCTGGCGGCATCATTATTCGTCAACGCGGCACTAAGACGCATCCAGGCGAAAATGTTGGCATGGGCAAGGATCACACACTGTTCGCACTGATCGACGGCAAAGTACAATTCGTAACCAAGGGCGCTACACAGCGTAACTACGTTACTGTCGTAGCAGCTTAA
- the rplU gene encoding 50S ribosomal protein L21 → MYAVIKTGGKQYKIVAGEKLKIEQIPADIGTELTIDQVLAVGAGDTIKFGAPLVEGATVSVKVLAQGRHDKVKIFKMRRRKHYQKHQGHRQNYTEIQIVSINA, encoded by the coding sequence ATGTACGCGGTCATAAAAACCGGTGGCAAACAATATAAGATTGTTGCCGGCGAAAAACTTAAAATAGAACAGATACCTGCAGACATTGGCACCGAACTCACTATTGATCAAGTGCTTGCAGTTGGCGCTGGCGACACCATTAAGTTTGGTGCCCCATTGGTCGAAGGTGCTACGGTGTCGGTTAAGGTATTGGCGCAAGGTCGCCACGATAAAGTCAAGATCTTCAAAATGCGTCGTCGTAAGCATTACCAGAAGCATCAAGGCCATCGTCAAAATTACACCGAAATTCAAATCGTTTCGATCAACGCTTAA
- the grxD gene encoding Grx4 family monothiol glutaredoxin yields MSDVQAWIKETVTSNPVVLFMKGTAQFPQCGFSGRAIQLLKTSGAENIVTINVLEDPVVRQGIKDYSNWPTIPQLYVHGEFVGGSDIMNEMFESGELQTLLKA; encoded by the coding sequence ATGAGCGATGTACAAGCGTGGATCAAGGAAACCGTGACCAGCAACCCAGTGGTGCTGTTCATGAAAGGAACCGCGCAGTTTCCACAATGCGGATTTTCCGGCCGCGCCATCCAGTTGTTGAAAACCAGCGGCGCCGAAAACATTGTCACTATCAATGTCCTGGAAGACCCGGTCGTGCGCCAAGGCATCAAGGACTACTCCAACTGGCCTACCATTCCGCAACTGTATGTCCACGGTGAATTCGTCGGCGGCTCAGACATCATGAATGAAATGTTTGAATCCGGCGAACTGCAAACCCTGTTGAAGGCCTGA
- a CDS encoding UbiX family flavin prenyltransferase, whose amino-acid sequence MVPASTPPRRLIVAITGATGVIYGVRLLQLLRELPGVESHLMISDAGVLNLHQELEMRRKQVEALAHVVHNVRDIGASIASGSFQSDGMIIAPCSMKTLASVAHGLSDNLIARAADVVLKERRRLVLMVRETPFNLAHLRNMTSVTEMGGIIFPPLPGFYHRPQSIAEMVDHTLGRVLDLFAVEHTLTPRWNGLKAE is encoded by the coding sequence GTGGTTCCTGCCAGCACGCCGCCACGCCGCCTGATTGTCGCCATCACCGGCGCCACCGGCGTGATTTACGGCGTGCGGCTGCTGCAATTGTTGCGAGAACTGCCCGGTGTCGAATCCCATCTGATGATTTCCGATGCCGGCGTACTCAACCTGCATCAGGAACTGGAGATGCGCCGCAAGCAAGTCGAGGCGCTGGCGCACGTGGTGCACAACGTACGCGACATCGGCGCCTCCATCGCCAGTGGCTCGTTTCAATCCGACGGCATGATTATCGCCCCCTGCTCTATGAAAACCCTGGCCTCGGTGGCCCACGGCCTGTCGGATAACCTGATTGCACGCGCCGCCGATGTGGTTCTCAAGGAACGCCGGCGTCTGGTCCTGATGGTGCGTGAAACGCCGTTCAACCTGGCGCATCTGCGCAACATGACAAGCGTCACGGAAATGGGCGGCATCATCTTCCCGCCGCTGCCAGGCTTTTATCATCGACCGCAGAGCATCGCTGAAATGGTCGACCATACGCTGGGGCGGGTGCTGGACTTGTTTGCGGTCGAGCACACATTGACGCCACGCTGGAACGGCTTGAAAGCGGAATAA
- a CDS encoding M61 family metallopeptidase: MKKSTSKFAVKSARSGLSYSIVAVDPAAHLFAVTLTIIEPAAVGQIVALPAWIPGSYMIREFARNIVQIRAESNGRKIVLKKIDKHSWQAAPCDGPLTLHYQVYAWDLSVRMAHLDQTRAFFNGASVFLRVVGQESVMHVVDIQRPQGEAYESWRIATALPTLKAKRGSFGSYVAANYDELIDHPVEMGTFQLLSFKAHGVPHEMAITGNVPNLDLVRLSADLKKICETQIAFFEPAGSKFAKRAPMERYVFMTLAVGDGYGGLEHRASTALICSRADLPVKGQAEMSDGYRNFLGLCSHEYFHTWNVKRIKPAAFAPYDLQVENYTPLLWLFEGFTSYYDDLMLLRSGLIDQQAYFKLIEKTVNGVLLGSGRHKQSVAESSFDAWVKYYRQDENAPNAIVSYYTKGSLVALALDLTIRSETKGKKSLDDVMRALWQRYGRDFYADNALSGRGVSEAAVEALFDEVTGLKLKRFFDRYVRATDDLPLAKLLAPTGIVVADRRKPGKPSLGVRAVNSGNDCRLANVYEGGAAHRAGLSAGDVLLAIDGIRVPAKLDTLLARYRVGDTITVHAFRRDELLVFSIRLLADSAPQVSLDAEAKPALGTAMRSAWLAGRNSR, from the coding sequence ATGAAAAAAAGTACAAGTAAATTCGCCGTTAAATCCGCACGCAGCGGCCTGTCCTATAGCATCGTCGCCGTCGACCCGGCCGCGCATTTGTTTGCCGTGACGCTGACGATTATCGAGCCTGCCGCAGTCGGCCAGATCGTCGCCTTGCCGGCCTGGATCCCGGGCAGCTATATGATCCGCGAGTTCGCACGCAACATCGTACAGATCCGTGCCGAATCGAACGGCCGCAAGATAGTGCTCAAGAAAATCGACAAGCATTCGTGGCAAGCCGCACCGTGCGACGGTCCGTTGACCTTGCACTACCAGGTATATGCATGGGATCTGTCTGTGCGCATGGCGCATCTGGACCAGACCCGTGCCTTCTTCAACGGCGCCAGCGTATTCTTGCGCGTGGTCGGCCAGGAGAGTGTGATGCATGTCGTGGATATCCAGCGGCCGCAAGGCGAGGCTTATGAATCATGGCGGATCGCCACCGCGTTGCCGACGCTGAAAGCCAAGCGCGGATCGTTTGGCAGCTATGTCGCCGCCAATTACGACGAACTGATCGATCATCCGGTCGAAATGGGTACTTTCCAGCTGCTCAGTTTCAAGGCCCATGGCGTGCCGCATGAAATGGCGATAACTGGCAATGTGCCGAATCTCGATCTGGTGCGCCTCAGCGCCGACCTGAAAAAAATCTGCGAAACCCAGATTGCTTTCTTCGAGCCAGCCGGAAGCAAATTCGCCAAACGGGCGCCGATGGAGCGCTACGTGTTCATGACGCTGGCGGTGGGCGACGGTTACGGCGGCCTGGAGCATCGCGCGTCGACCGCCCTGATTTGCTCCCGGGCCGATTTGCCGGTCAAGGGCCAGGCTGAAATGAGCGACGGTTATCGCAACTTCCTCGGCCTCTGCAGCCATGAATATTTCCATACCTGGAACGTCAAGCGTATCAAGCCCGCGGCTTTTGCGCCTTACGATCTGCAGGTCGAAAACTATACGCCATTGCTGTGGCTGTTCGAAGGCTTCACCAGTTATTACGACGACCTGATGCTGTTGCGCAGCGGCCTGATTGATCAGCAGGCATATTTCAAGCTGATTGAAAAGACCGTCAATGGCGTGCTGCTTGGCAGCGGCCGCCATAAGCAAAGCGTGGCGGAATCCAGCTTCGACGCCTGGGTCAAATATTATCGCCAGGACGAGAATGCGCCAAATGCGATCGTCAGTTATTACACCAAGGGTTCGCTGGTGGCGCTGGCATTGGATCTGACCATCCGTAGCGAAACCAAGGGCAAGAAATCGCTGGACGATGTGATGCGCGCCCTGTGGCAAAGATATGGCCGCGATTTTTATGCTGACAATGCCTTGAGCGGCCGTGGCGTCAGCGAGGCTGCGGTCGAAGCGTTGTTTGACGAAGTGACGGGCCTCAAGCTAAAGCGTTTCTTCGACCGCTATGTTCGGGCAACCGATGATTTGCCACTGGCGAAATTGTTGGCGCCGACTGGCATCGTTGTCGCGGACCGGCGTAAGCCTGGCAAGCCATCGCTGGGTGTGCGCGCTGTCAACAGCGGTAACGATTGCAGACTGGCGAATGTATATGAAGGCGGCGCCGCGCATCGCGCCGGTTTGTCGGCCGGCGACGTGTTATTGGCAATTGACGGTATCCGGGTGCCGGCTAAGCTGGATACATTGCTGGCGCGTTACCGGGTAGGCGACACTATCACGGTCCACGCTTTCCGACGCGACGAATTGCTGGTTTTCAGCATCCGTCTGCTGGCCGACAGCGCGCCGCAAGTCAGTCTTGATGCAGAAGCCAAGCCGGCGCTTGGCACAGCGATGCGTAGCGCATGGCTGGCTGGACGCAACAGTCGTTAA
- a CDS encoding DUF3429 domain-containing protein, whose translation MNPHFLNKRIIHLLGYAGLIPFVLLTLASWLVSVDWLRDFIRGQLAYGIAALSFLGGIHWGAVVLRANLSADHTRKALIWGVAPTIIAWFSTMAGGFGFALLIAGFTAAYQADKRLFPWYGLPTWFIELRFKLTCVAVAALMLTVIAGNVRG comes from the coding sequence ATGAATCCACATTTCCTGAACAAACGCATTATTCATTTACTCGGTTATGCCGGGCTGATCCCATTTGTGTTGTTGACGCTGGCGAGCTGGCTGGTCAGTGTTGACTGGTTGCGCGATTTCATCCGCGGCCAGCTGGCATATGGCATCGCCGCGCTGTCATTCCTGGGCGGGATACACTGGGGTGCGGTGGTGCTGCGCGCCAACCTGTCCGCGGATCACACCCGCAAGGCCTTGATCTGGGGCGTGGCGCCAACCATCATCGCCTGGTTCTCGACCATGGCCGGCGGTTTCGGTTTTGCCTTGCTGATCGCAGGATTCACCGCGGCCTACCAGGCCGACAAGCGCCTGTTTCCATGGTACGGTCTGCCGACCTGGTTTATTGAGCTGCGTTTCAAATTGACCTGCGTCGCTGTAGCGGCGTTGATGCTGACAGTAATTGCCGGTAATGTTCGTGGATAA
- a CDS encoding nucleotidyltransferase family protein yields the protein MNLSQHSGQIVGLLLAAGRGRRFDSTGMQSKLLQKLPTEGGQIVLAHAAANLAAALPICVVLRPGVPDQIAQVAKYPWIECEAADDGMAASLAYGVQQTSDAAGWIIALADMPYVQSATFQALASALQQGADIVVPTYQGRRGNPVGFSRFHLSRLLALRGDQGGRSLLQSFPVVELALDDPGIHQDIDTVADIRQSLP from the coding sequence ATGAATCTCTCACAACATAGTGGCCAGATCGTCGGTCTGTTGCTGGCCGCCGGCCGGGGCCGGCGTTTTGATTCCACCGGCATGCAGAGCAAATTGCTGCAGAAATTGCCGACCGAGGGCGGTCAGATTGTATTGGCGCACGCGGCCGCCAACCTTGCTGCGGCGCTTCCCATCTGCGTCGTGTTACGGCCGGGTGTACCCGATCAGATAGCGCAAGTCGCGAAATATCCCTGGATCGAATGTGAAGCGGCCGACGACGGAATGGCGGCGTCGCTGGCCTATGGCGTGCAACAGACATCGGATGCCGCCGGGTGGATCATCGCCTTGGCTGACATGCCTTATGTGCAGAGTGCTACCTTCCAGGCATTGGCGTCTGCATTGCAGCAGGGCGCGGACATTGTGGTGCCGACTTATCAAGGGCGACGCGGTAACCCTGTCGGTTTTAGCCGTTTCCACCTGTCGCGTTTGCTTGCCTTGCGCGGCGATCAGGGCGGGCGTAGCTTGCTGCAGTCGTTTCCAGTGGTTGAGCTGGCGCTGGATGATCCCGGCATACATCAAGATATCGACACCGTCGCCGATATACGACAATCCTTGCCTTGA
- a CDS encoding DsbC family protein: MKKTSVMLAALLGLWVSVAGAETLQEAAVKKLIEPRLGEGAKVDEVTRTPYSGLFEVRVGNDIFYTDAAAKYVFVGRIMDAQSSRDFTRERVDELSKVKFADLPLDLAMKKVKGNGKRVIAVFEDPNCGYCKRFHKTTLQEVDNVTVYTFLYNILAEDSSVKARNVWCSTDRNKAWTDMMVDGKAAAAAPASCQAPNDKVLALGQKLNVTGTPTIIFADGSRSPGWIDAKTMEAKFSSLK, encoded by the coding sequence ATGAAGAAAACAAGTGTAATGTTGGCAGCCTTGCTGGGCCTGTGGGTAAGCGTTGCTGGTGCCGAAACCTTGCAAGAAGCGGCAGTAAAGAAATTGATCGAGCCGCGTCTGGGTGAGGGCGCCAAGGTCGATGAAGTAACCAGGACACCGTATTCCGGTCTGTTTGAAGTGCGTGTCGGCAACGACATTTTCTACACCGATGCTGCGGCCAAGTATGTGTTCGTCGGTCGTATCATGGATGCACAGTCGTCGCGCGACTTCACCCGCGAACGGGTCGATGAGTTGAGCAAGGTCAAGTTCGCGGATTTGCCGCTGGACCTGGCCATGAAGAAGGTCAAGGGCAATGGCAAGCGCGTGATCGCAGTGTTTGAAGATCCTAACTGCGGCTATTGCAAACGCTTCCACAAGACCACTTTGCAGGAAGTCGACAACGTCACTGTTTACACCTTCCTCTACAACATCCTGGCGGAAGACTCGTCGGTCAAGGCAAGAAACGTCTGGTGCAGTACAGACCGCAACAAAGCCTGGACTGACATGATGGTCGACGGTAAAGCCGCTGCTGCCGCGCCTGCATCTTGCCAGGCGCCTAACGATAAAGTTCTGGCATTGGGTCAGAAGTTGAACGTGACTGGCACGCCGACGATTATTTTTGCCGACGGTTCGCGTTCGCCTGGCTGGATCGATGCCAAGACCATGGAAGCGAAATTTTCCTCCCTGAAGTAA
- a CDS encoding FAD-dependent monooxygenase, with amino-acid sequence MVKHQCDICIVGNGAVGKAAALGLAQAGLRVILLGMTATAAAATPDSWDTRVYALNHVARSLLSSIKVWDALDAARVAAVDGMSIKGGTDRNTGSLAFDAYSARVDALAWIIEDRNLNQALDAALKFASNLRVINGRVQSMQIDAAAATVQLESGEAISAALIIGADGAQSWVRSQCGIGIDYRSYKQRGVVANFSCERPHHGIAHQWFTETEGIVALLPLPGQRVSLVWSAPEALALTLLEEPLSQLAARLSHLAGDELGELQPLQPEQVQAFPLSLLKPHALVAPRVALIGDAGHVVHPLAGHGMNLGFGDVAALIQVLAERGAHRDCGDEHLLARYARSRKEEILLMQMTTDGLERLFGFDFGPARLLRNMGLNLLDKIPVLKRQLMAHALGRTTE; translated from the coding sequence ATGGTGAAACATCAGTGCGATATTTGTATTGTCGGCAATGGCGCCGTTGGTAAAGCAGCGGCGCTTGGCCTGGCGCAAGCGGGCTTGCGCGTTATCTTGCTGGGGATGACAGCAACTGCTGCAGCGGCCACGCCAGATTCCTGGGATACGCGTGTGTATGCGTTGAACCATGTTGCACGTTCTCTCTTGTCGTCGATTAAAGTGTGGGATGCGCTGGATGCGGCGCGGGTCGCAGCAGTTGACGGCATGTCGATTAAAGGCGGGACCGATCGCAACACAGGAAGTCTCGCATTCGATGCCTACAGTGCGCGCGTCGACGCTCTGGCGTGGATCATCGAGGACAGGAATCTCAACCAGGCTCTGGATGCCGCCCTTAAATTTGCATCGAATCTGCGTGTAATCAACGGTCGCGTGCAGAGCATGCAAATCGATGCTGCCGCGGCGACTGTGCAGCTGGAATCAGGCGAGGCGATTAGTGCAGCATTGATTATCGGTGCTGATGGTGCGCAATCCTGGGTACGTAGCCAGTGTGGAATCGGGATCGATTACCGCTCGTATAAACAACGTGGCGTGGTCGCCAATTTTTCCTGCGAACGGCCGCACCATGGTATCGCGCATCAATGGTTTACCGAAACCGAAGGCATAGTCGCCTTGCTGCCGTTGCCTGGGCAGCGCGTTTCCCTGGTCTGGTCGGCGCCGGAAGCGTTGGCGCTGACACTATTAGAAGAGCCGTTGTCGCAACTGGCCGCTCGCTTGTCGCATCTGGCGGGCGACGAGCTGGGGGAATTGCAGCCGTTACAGCCGGAGCAGGTGCAAGCATTTCCGCTGTCCCTGCTCAAACCGCACGCTTTGGTGGCCCCACGGGTGGCGCTGATCGGCGATGCCGGCCACGTGGTGCATCCGCTGGCCGGACATGGCATGAACCTGGGTTTTGGCGATGTGGCCGCATTGATCCAGGTGTTGGCCGAGCGAGGCGCGCATCGCGATTGCGGCGATGAGCATCTGCTGGCGCGCTATGCCCGCTCGCGCAAGGAAGAAATATTGTTGATGCAAATGACTACCGATGGTCTGGAGCGCTTGTTTGGATTTGATTTCGGCCCTGCGCGCTTGTTGCGCAACATGGGTTTGAACTTGCTGGACAAGATACCAGTCTTAAAACGACAGCTGATGGCCCACGCTTTGGGTCGGACAACCGAATAA
- the minC gene encoding septum site-determining protein MinC → MLKNKSRKSIEIKIATVVAVSAILHDSDPMALEAALQEMTGGTADFFDNEFAVIDVAALGPDHPPIDWSQLISLLKKYRLNAVAVRNAPAEMEAGIIASGLSIDHVVAARQEAAPPPPPAAPAAPAAAPAKAAASTMIIDTPIRAGQRIYARDADLVITATVNNGAEIIADGSIHVYAPLRGRALAGASGDTSARIFAASMEAELVSIAGVYRTFENGLPPEQKGQPAQIRLSGDRIDVLSLNSASRN, encoded by the coding sequence ATGCTCAAAAACAAATCCCGCAAGTCGATTGAAATAAAGATTGCAACCGTGGTCGCCGTATCGGCGATCTTGCATGATTCCGATCCGATGGCCCTGGAAGCAGCCTTGCAGGAGATGACAGGAGGCACTGCGGATTTCTTTGACAACGAATTTGCCGTCATCGATGTCGCCGCACTGGGACCGGATCACCCCCCAATAGATTGGTCGCAATTAATCTCACTATTAAAAAAGTATCGCTTGAATGCGGTTGCAGTGCGTAATGCGCCGGCTGAAATGGAGGCCGGCATCATCGCCAGCGGACTGAGCATCGATCACGTAGTTGCGGCGCGCCAGGAAGCAGCGCCGCCTCCACCGCCGGCAGCGCCAGCAGCACCGGCGGCAGCACCTGCCAAAGCCGCCGCCAGCACCATGATCATCGATACGCCAATACGCGCCGGGCAACGCATTTATGCACGCGACGCCGACCTGGTGATCACAGCCACAGTTAACAATGGCGCCGAAATCATCGCCGACGGCAGCATCCACGTCTACGCGCCTTTGCGCGGCCGGGCGCTAGCCGGTGCAAGCGGCGATACCTCGGCGCGGATTTTTGCGGCGAGCATGGAGGCGGAACTGGTTTCCATCGCTGGCGTCTATCGTACTTTTGAAAACGGCCTGCCGCCGGAACAAAAGGGCCAGCCCGCACAAATTCGACTGAGCGGCGACCGGATTGACGTACTATCGCTCAATTCCGCTTCGCGCAATTAA